One genomic segment of Nocardia spumae includes these proteins:
- a CDS encoding DUF1697 domain-containing protein, which translates to MNRYAAWLRGIMPSNPNMRNEKLRAVFEGLGFEAVGSVLASGNIVFGSTETDTAAMESRIQDALRSELGIAGGTIIRSREELRALVDSDPFPGLTHARGTYLTATFLKDRKGAAPPELPGTLEPAVRIVGYDRTAAAVLAVIDNTASSTPNHMSWLESVYGKDITTRTWLTVHKVLAKL; encoded by the coding sequence ATGAACCGGTATGCGGCGTGGTTGCGGGGGATCATGCCCAGTAACCCCAATATGCGCAACGAGAAGCTGCGCGCGGTCTTCGAAGGTCTGGGTTTCGAGGCGGTCGGCTCGGTGCTGGCCAGTGGGAATATCGTCTTCGGCAGCACCGAAACGGATACGGCGGCAATGGAATCGCGCATCCAGGACGCCTTGCGGTCGGAACTGGGCATCGCCGGCGGCACCATCATCCGCAGCCGGGAAGAGTTGCGGGCGCTGGTCGACTCGGATCCGTTCCCCGGGCTCACCCATGCGCGCGGCACCTATCTCACCGCGACCTTCCTCAAGGACCGGAAGGGTGCGGCCCCGCCGGAATTGCCCGGCACCTTGGAACCGGCGGTGCGGATCGTCGGCTACGACCGGACCGCCGCGGCGGTGCTGGCGGTCATCGACAACACCGCCTCCAGCACGCCCAATCACATGTCCTGGCTCGAGTCGGTGTACGGCAAGGACATCACCACGCGCACCTGGCTCACGGTCCACAAGGTGCTCGCCAAGCTGTAG
- a CDS encoding NUDIX hydrolase produces MSEIVADADIEPVPPKDASTVLLVRDGASGPEVFLQRRVKAMAFAAGMTVFPGGGVDSSDAAAEIAWAGPDPTWWGQRFGVDRARAQALVCAAVRETFEECGVLLAGPTADSVVSDTAAYRSAREGLERRELSLGEFLAKEKLVLRADLLRPWDNWITPVVEPRRYDTYFFAAVLPQGQRADGATSEAHEVAWRTPAQALDRWRAGDDVLLPPTWTQLTTLAEYGSTAEILAAERAISPIMPIFEPVDGQPMLQFPHNTRYFADMPDASRLQGSRRD; encoded by the coding sequence GTGAGTGAAATCGTTGCGGACGCCGATATCGAGCCCGTGCCGCCGAAGGACGCCTCCACCGTTCTGCTCGTGCGTGACGGCGCATCCGGGCCCGAGGTGTTCCTGCAACGGCGGGTCAAGGCGATGGCCTTCGCCGCCGGGATGACCGTCTTTCCGGGGGGAGGCGTCGACTCCTCCGACGCCGCCGCCGAAATCGCCTGGGCGGGGCCGGACCCGACCTGGTGGGGGCAGCGTTTCGGCGTCGATCGGGCCCGCGCGCAGGCGCTGGTCTGCGCGGCGGTGCGGGAGACCTTCGAGGAGTGCGGGGTCCTGCTGGCCGGGCCCACCGCCGATTCGGTGGTATCGGATACCGCCGCCTACCGCAGTGCCCGGGAGGGCCTGGAGCGGCGCGAGCTGTCGCTCGGCGAGTTCCTGGCGAAGGAGAAGCTGGTGCTGCGCGCGGATCTGCTGCGGCCGTGGGACAACTGGATCACGCCGGTGGTGGAACCGCGACGCTACGACACCTACTTCTTCGCCGCGGTGCTGCCGCAGGGCCAGCGGGCCGATGGCGCGACCTCCGAGGCGCACGAGGTCGCCTGGCGCACTCCGGCGCAAGCCCTGGACCGCTGGCGGGCCGGTGACGATGTGCTGCTGCCGCCGACCTGGACGCAGTTGACCACGCTCGCCGAATACGGTTCCACCGCCGAGATTCTCGCGGCCGAGCGCGCGATCTCGCCGATCATGCCGATCTTCGAACCGGTCGACGGGCAGCCGATGCTGCAGTTCCCGCACAACACCCGCTATTTCGCCGATATGCCGGATGCGTCCCGGCTGCAGGGCTCCCGGCGGGATTGA
- a CDS encoding acyltransferase, with translation MTSMWGAPLRSRWRGSRRRDPEQARFLTVASLRWVLANRAYTPWYLVRYYRLFKFRMANPHIVLRGMVFLGRRVEIHATPELGRMEIGKWVHIGDGNALRCHEGSLRIGDKVVFGKDNVVNTYLDIEIGESTLVADWCYICDFDHRMDDVNMPIKDQGIVKSPVRIGPDTWIAAKVTVLRETTVGRGCVLGAHAVVKGDIPDYSIAVGAPARVVKNRKKAWDEAADERARHAAALADIERKKAGVGAGSAD, from the coding sequence GTGACGAGCATGTGGGGCGCACCGTTGCGTTCGCGTTGGCGGGGTTCGCGCCGCCGGGATCCGGAGCAGGCGCGTTTCCTGACCGTGGCGTCGCTGCGCTGGGTGCTCGCCAACCGGGCCTACACCCCGTGGTACCTGGTGCGGTACTACCGGCTGTTCAAGTTCCGGATGGCCAATCCTCATATCGTGTTGCGCGGCATGGTCTTTCTGGGCCGCCGGGTGGAGATCCACGCCACTCCCGAGCTCGGCCGCATGGAGATCGGCAAATGGGTGCACATCGGTGACGGCAATGCCCTGCGCTGTCACGAGGGTTCGCTGCGCATCGGCGACAAGGTCGTCTTCGGCAAGGACAACGTGGTCAACACCTATCTCGATATCGAGATCGGGGAGTCGACCCTGGTGGCCGACTGGTGCTACATCTGCGACTTCGACCACCGCATGGACGATGTGAACATGCCGATCAAGGATCAGGGCATCGTCAAGAGCCCGGTCCGGATCGGCCCCGACACCTGGATCGCGGCGAAGGTGACCGTCCTGCGCGAGACGACGGTGGGCCGCGGTTGTGTGCTCGGTGCGCACGCCGTGGTCAAGGGCGATATCCCGGACTACAGCATCGCGGTCGGCGCTCCGGCCCGGGTGGTCAAGAACCGCAAGAAGGCGTGGGACGAGGCCGCCGACGAGCGGGCCCGGCATGCGGCCGCCCTGGCCGATATCGAACGTAAGAAGGCCGGCGTCGGTGCCGGATCGGCGGACTGA
- a CDS encoding aminoacyl-tRNA hydrolase yields MTQREVGAPDMTGDPDSPMSVDPSSEPSQVSGAADGPPPLRLDAGFRARHAELALGYGGGGDPDDPAQVQAMQMVLHIPKADPPSRSAVLEAAAAAAVALCLDPRVGPGGEWEDRYLAWKRSRIRKVARRARGAQWVASGAVDGVTIELDGAQARALVPGPVGAIDPRIRKLQIGGTDLEHDEPGPPDPQSPVLWVNSALGMTVGKAAAQVGHASMLLAGALTVEEAFIWAGRGFRCAVRDADPAQWARLCALVSRGDGASTVAAVRDAGFTEVAPGSMTVIAVAPHG; encoded by the coding sequence ATGACCCAGCGTGAGGTCGGCGCACCGGATATGACCGGTGATCCCGATAGTCCGATGAGCGTGGATCCGTCGAGCGAACCGTCCCAGGTCTCGGGCGCCGCGGACGGTCCGCCGCCCCTGCGGCTCGACGCCGGTTTCCGCGCGCGCCATGCGGAATTGGCGCTCGGTTACGGTGGCGGCGGCGATCCGGACGATCCGGCCCAGGTGCAGGCGATGCAGATGGTGCTGCACATTCCGAAGGCGGACCCGCCCTCGCGCAGTGCGGTGCTGGAGGCGGCGGCCGCGGCGGCCGTCGCCCTCTGCCTGGATCCGCGCGTCGGTCCGGGTGGGGAATGGGAGGACCGCTACCTGGCGTGGAAGCGCTCGCGGATCCGCAAGGTGGCGAGGCGGGCCCGCGGAGCGCAGTGGGTCGCCTCCGGTGCGGTGGACGGCGTCACGATCGAGCTCGACGGCGCTCAGGCGCGGGCCCTGGTGCCCGGCCCGGTCGGCGCGATCGATCCGCGTATCCGCAAACTCCAGATCGGCGGCACCGATCTCGAACACGACGAGCCCGGACCGCCGGATCCGCAATCACCGGTCCTGTGGGTGAATTCGGCATTGGGTATGACGGTCGGGAAGGCCGCGGCACAGGTCGGCCACGCGAGCATGTTGCTGGCCGGCGCGCTCACGGTCGAGGAGGCGTTCATCTGGGCCGGGCGCGGATTCCGGTGCGCGGTGCGCGACGCCGACCCCGCACAGTGGGCCCGGCTGTGCGCGCTCGTGTCCCGGGGGGACGGCGCATCGACCGTGGCCGCGGTGCGCGACGCCGGATTCACCGAAGTCGCACCGGGATCGATGACGGTGATCGCTGTCGCGCCGCACGGGTGA
- a CDS encoding SDR family NAD(P)-dependent oxidoreductase, translated as MAHLAVFGAGPALGLSTASRFGRAGYSVTLVGRTAETLERLRARLAGEGTAVDVLRADLTDESDVDDVLAELRAAHGIPDVVVYSPGDVGRLPVDALSLDADALRSWLPINLTTPVHLMHALLPAMTARGSGAVLIAQGGSVRQPQAALASSSVPQSAMLNYLHSIDQQVRPHGVRVGALLIGRLIENSAAQELFDSGHFATVEPNEVQRVHPDELAEELYLMATTDAEVERAA; from the coding sequence ATGGCTCATCTCGCGGTGTTCGGTGCTGGTCCCGCGCTCGGATTGTCCACGGCATCGCGGTTCGGCCGCGCCGGCTATTCGGTCACTCTCGTCGGGCGCACTGCCGAGACGCTCGAACGGTTGCGGGCCCGGCTGGCGGGGGAGGGAACGGCAGTGGACGTCCTGCGCGCCGATCTGACCGATGAATCCGATGTCGACGATGTGCTCGCGGAACTGCGAGCCGCGCACGGTATTCCGGATGTGGTCGTCTACAGTCCCGGTGACGTCGGCCGGCTTCCGGTCGACGCGCTGTCGCTGGACGCCGACGCCCTGCGCAGTTGGCTGCCGATCAACCTGACCACTCCGGTGCACCTCATGCATGCCCTGCTGCCCGCGATGACGGCGCGCGGCTCCGGCGCCGTCCTCATCGCCCAGGGCGGATCGGTCCGGCAACCGCAGGCGGCGCTGGCCAGTTCGAGCGTCCCCCAATCGGCCATGCTCAACTACCTGCACTCGATCGATCAGCAGGTCCGGCCGCACGGTGTCCGCGTGGGCGCACTGCTCATCGGCCGCCTCATCGAGAACAGCGCGGCCCAAGAACTTTTCGACTCCGGCCACTTCGCCACGGTGGAACCGAACGAGGTGCAGCGTGTTCATCCGGACGAACTGGCCGAAGAGCTGTACCTCATGGCGACGACGGACGCGGAGGTGGAACGGGCGGCCTGA
- a CDS encoding enoyl-CoA hydratase-related protein, producing the protein MAEFVTVDRVEAGIAVLRFARPPLNLIDLQLASELASAAGALAADPDVRAVIVYGDERIFSAGDELAELSRWTRAQADAIAGDLQRALGCLARIPQPTVAAITGYAVGAGLELALGADRRVIGDNVKMGLPQIRAGLIPVAGIRRLSLIIGPGPAKDLVYTGRFVEAEEAAALGLADEVVPPDDVFAAALRWARQFTAGPARALAAAKQVFEAGPHGLDRARTEWSDLFGTEDRSIGTRSYFAAGPGAAEFVGR; encoded by the coding sequence GTGGCCGAATTCGTGACCGTGGATCGTGTCGAGGCGGGTATCGCCGTATTGCGCTTCGCCCGTCCGCCGCTGAATCTGATCGATCTGCAATTGGCGTCCGAACTGGCGTCGGCCGCCGGGGCGCTGGCCGCCGACCCGGACGTCCGGGCGGTGATCGTCTACGGCGACGAGCGGATCTTCAGCGCCGGTGACGAGCTGGCCGAACTGTCCCGCTGGACCCGTGCGCAGGCCGATGCCATCGCCGGTGATCTGCAGCGCGCGCTGGGATGCCTCGCGCGGATCCCGCAGCCCACGGTCGCCGCGATCACCGGCTACGCGGTGGGCGCGGGCCTGGAACTGGCCCTCGGCGCGGACCGGCGCGTGATCGGCGACAACGTCAAGATGGGCTTGCCGCAGATCCGGGCGGGGCTGATCCCGGTGGCGGGAATTCGGCGACTGAGCCTGATCATCGGCCCCGGACCGGCCAAGGATCTGGTGTACACCGGCCGATTCGTCGAGGCCGAGGAGGCCGCCGCGCTCGGCCTGGCCGACGAGGTGGTCCCGCCCGACGATGTCTTCGCCGCGGCGCTGCGGTGGGCGCGGCAGTTCACCGCCGGACCGGCGCGGGCGCTGGCCGCCGCCAAACAGGTTTTCGAGGCCGGTCCGCACGGTCTCGACCGGGCCCGCACCGAGTGGTCGGACCTGTTCGGGACCGAAGATCGCAGCATAGGAACACGTTCCTATTTCGCGGCCGGCCCGGGCGCCGCGGAATTCGTGGGGCGCTGA
- a CDS encoding outer membrane protein assembly factor BamB family protein — MRSGSRRPERSEHDRAGHHPTALRHSAIRKSAPLRTLAALGALGMLALTGCGSTTIDDIAVGPDKGWQSAFRDARNSGASPIEGSRHLTLSWSRPIGGPLAAATTIGPDGQMFVTTRTETDCVGKPGTTGTIFSFQMPTGRKRFCNALGPDAIAAASAVDGLSNVYVGDDGAVFSFNALGQPRWRTPVAGVPVSVQFTAESTVLSVSQSGQVDILNRQTGDREVSTYQVLGDPDFLAHPDVARPPDGQGIGDCAVGGPQCPVANVSALDRDSGRFYLTAWRPGAPAASLVALHYADKKVTQDWSVDILADGSATSPALSADGKTLYVGDNSGRLLAVDTADGHTEWTQQLGFTPRGGISVHDKLLIPSGDDGHLMALRDNGNGVDIAWERKDLTLRGRPVQTGGDTGYVVVPMGDALNLLTFETTTGKTVASAPLPGAQGSTVATAIGPEGEVVVAARIGELFAFTPDR, encoded by the coding sequence GTGCGAAGCGGCAGCCGGCGACCGGAGCGCAGCGAGCACGACCGCGCCGGACACCACCCGACAGCATTGCGACACTCGGCAATTCGGAAGTCCGCACCGCTGCGAACCCTCGCGGCACTCGGCGCGCTCGGCATGCTGGCGCTCACCGGGTGCGGCAGCACCACCATCGACGATATCGCCGTCGGCCCGGACAAGGGCTGGCAGTCGGCGTTCCGCGACGCCCGCAACAGCGGCGCGAGCCCGATCGAAGGGTCCCGCCACCTGACTCTGAGCTGGTCGCGCCCCATCGGCGGACCACTGGCCGCCGCCACCACGATCGGCCCGGACGGCCAGATGTTCGTCACCACCCGCACCGAAACCGACTGTGTGGGCAAACCGGGTACCACCGGGACGATCTTCTCCTTCCAAATGCCGACCGGACGCAAACGCTTCTGCAACGCGCTCGGACCGGACGCCATCGCCGCGGCATCGGCGGTCGACGGCCTGAGCAATGTCTACGTCGGCGACGACGGCGCGGTGTTCTCGTTCAACGCACTGGGGCAGCCGCGCTGGCGCACACCCGTTGCCGGGGTTCCGGTCTCGGTGCAGTTCACCGCCGAGAGCACCGTGCTGTCGGTATCGCAGTCCGGTCAGGTCGACATCCTGAACCGCCAGACCGGCGACCGTGAGGTCTCGACCTATCAGGTGCTGGGCGATCCGGACTTCCTCGCACATCCCGATGTGGCGCGCCCGCCCGACGGACAGGGCATCGGCGACTGCGCGGTCGGCGGGCCACAATGTCCGGTGGCGAATGTCTCGGCGCTCGACCGGGATTCGGGCCGGTTCTATCTGACCGCGTGGCGGCCGGGCGCACCGGCGGCGTCGCTGGTGGCGCTGCACTACGCCGACAAGAAGGTCACCCAGGACTGGAGCGTGGACATCCTCGCCGACGGCAGTGCCACCAGTCCGGCGCTGTCGGCCGACGGCAAGACGCTGTACGTCGGTGACAACAGTGGCCGGCTGCTCGCCGTCGATACCGCCGACGGCCACACCGAGTGGACCCAGCAGCTCGGCTTCACCCCGCGCGGTGGGATCTCGGTGCACGACAAGTTGCTGATCCCCAGCGGCGACGACGGCCACCTGATGGCGCTGCGCGACAACGGCAACGGTGTCGACATCGCCTGGGAACGCAAGGATCTCACGCTGCGCGGGCGTCCGGTGCAGACCGGTGGCGACACCGGCTACGTGGTGGTGCCGATGGGCGATGCGCTCAATCTGCTGACCTTCGAGACCACGACCGGCAAGACGGTCGCCTCGGCACCGCTGCCGGGCGCGCAGGGCTCGACGGTGGCCACCGCGATCGGCCCCGAAGGCGAGGTCGTGGTCGCGGCCCGCATCGGCGAACTGTTCGCGTTCACCCCGGATCGGTAG
- a CDS encoding class I SAM-dependent methyltransferase: MTARPDDPAPNPHATEAEVQAALADNKLAQVLYHDWEAETYDEKWSISYDERCIEYARGRFDAVAPNAPLPYERALELGCGTGFFLLNLMQAGVAKSGSVTDLSPGMVKVATRNGRNLGLDVDGRVADAETIPYDDDTFDLVVGHAVLHHIPDVELALKECLRVLKPGGRFVFAGEPTTIGNLYARKLGQITWKVTTEVTKLPFLSQWRRPQAELDESSRAAALEAVVDLHTFDPSDLEHIARRAGAVQVHAETEEFAAALWGWPVRTFEAAVPDEKLTWRYRMAQYRAWLGLSKLDEKVLRHVVPRQFFYNAMITGVKPGAAGK, encoded by the coding sequence ATGACCGCACGTCCTGACGACCCCGCGCCGAACCCGCACGCCACCGAGGCGGAGGTCCAGGCCGCGCTCGCCGACAACAAGCTCGCGCAGGTCCTCTACCACGACTGGGAGGCCGAGACCTACGACGAGAAATGGTCCATCTCCTACGACGAGCGCTGCATCGAGTACGCGCGCGGCCGCTTCGACGCCGTTGCCCCGAACGCGCCCCTGCCGTACGAGCGGGCTCTGGAACTCGGCTGCGGCACCGGCTTCTTCCTGTTGAACCTGATGCAGGCCGGGGTGGCGAAATCCGGCTCGGTGACCGATCTGTCGCCCGGCATGGTGAAGGTCGCCACCCGCAACGGCCGGAACCTGGGCTTGGACGTGGACGGCCGCGTCGCCGACGCCGAGACCATTCCCTACGACGACGACACCTTCGACCTGGTCGTGGGTCACGCTGTGCTGCACCACATTCCGGATGTCGAATTGGCGCTGAAGGAATGTCTGCGCGTACTCAAGCCGGGCGGCCGTTTCGTCTTCGCGGGTGAGCCGACCACCATCGGCAACCTCTACGCCCGCAAGCTGGGGCAGATCACCTGGAAGGTGACCACCGAGGTGACCAAGCTGCCCTTCCTGTCGCAGTGGCGGCGACCGCAGGCGGAGCTGGACGAGTCCTCGCGGGCCGCGGCGCTCGAAGCCGTGGTCGATCTGCACACCTTCGATCCCTCCGACCTCGAGCACATCGCCCGCCGCGCGGGCGCGGTGCAGGTCCACGCCGAGACCGAGGAATTCGCGGCCGCGCTGTGGGGCTGGCCGGTACGCACCTTCGAGGCCGCCGTGCCGGACGAGAAGCTCACCTGGCGCTACCGGATGGCGCAGTACCGGGCCTGGCTGGGCCTGAGCAAGCTCGACGAGAAGGTGCTGCGCCACGTGGTGCCGCGCCAGTTCTTCTACAACGCCATGATCACCGGCGTGAAGCCGGGCGCCGCCGGAAAGTAG
- a CDS encoding THUMP-like domain-containing protein codes for MGYHFTRADVDYLRGSAGQAALTAVRERPLSAASLLGDLEAVRREYGEYTAALVETVRLSRRAAAKLDDAADWLLTDDALQQATPSVVARHRARRLAGRAVHDITCSVGAELVALQQVCPAVIGSDLDRVRLAMAAHNVAATPNVALVRADALWPCTTETVVIADPARRADGRRTHDPAKLQPPLPDLLEVYRGRDLVVKCAPGLDFDRFAGGGPSTATPPRSARAAGDYAGLSWDGEVEVVSLDGTVREACLWSRGLAESGVSRRATVLHGDGAGWTLTDADTDDIPERAPGAWIVDPDGAVVRAGLVRHYAAKYGLWQLDPRIAYLTGDSVPPGVRGFRVLDRFEYREKALRAELHRRDCGPLEILTRGVDVDPDALRRRIKPRGGVAHTVVLTRIGRTATAFVCETPPVR; via the coding sequence GTGGGCTACCACTTCACCCGCGCGGATGTCGATTATCTGCGCGGTAGTGCGGGACAGGCCGCGCTGACCGCGGTGCGGGAGCGCCCGCTGAGCGCGGCCAGCCTGCTGGGCGACCTCGAGGCCGTACGACGCGAGTACGGCGAGTACACGGCCGCGCTGGTGGAGACCGTCCGGCTGAGCCGGCGGGCGGCGGCCAAACTGGATGACGCGGCCGATTGGCTGCTCACCGACGATGCGCTGCAGCAGGCGACCCCGAGTGTCGTGGCCCGGCATCGGGCCCGGCGGCTGGCCGGTCGCGCGGTCCACGACATCACCTGTTCGGTCGGTGCGGAACTGGTTGCCCTGCAACAGGTGTGTCCCGCGGTGATCGGCAGCGACCTGGACCGAGTACGCCTGGCGATGGCGGCGCACAACGTGGCCGCCACACCGAATGTCGCACTGGTGCGGGCGGACGCGTTGTGGCCGTGCACGACCGAGACGGTGGTGATCGCCGATCCGGCCCGCCGCGCCGACGGCCGCCGCACCCACGATCCGGCCAAGCTGCAGCCACCGCTGCCGGATCTCCTGGAGGTCTACCGGGGCCGCGACCTGGTCGTGAAATGCGCTCCCGGGCTGGATTTCGACCGCTTCGCCGGTGGCGGACCGAGCACCGCGACGCCGCCGCGCTCCGCTCGGGCCGCCGGCGATTATGCCGGACTGTCGTGGGACGGTGAGGTCGAGGTGGTGTCCCTCGACGGTACGGTGCGCGAGGCTTGCCTGTGGTCACGTGGGCTCGCCGAATCCGGTGTCAGTCGGCGGGCGACGGTCCTGCACGGCGACGGCGCGGGCTGGACGCTCACCGATGCCGACACCGACGATATTCCCGAACGGGCGCCGGGCGCCTGGATCGTCGATCCGGACGGGGCGGTGGTGCGGGCCGGCCTGGTCCGCCACTACGCCGCGAAATACGGCCTGTGGCAGCTGGACCCGCGGATCGCCTATCTGACCGGTGACAGTGTGCCGCCGGGGGTGCGCGGCTTCCGGGTCCTCGACCGGTTCGAATACCGGGAGAAGGCGTTACGCGCCGAACTGCATCGGCGCGATTGCGGGCCGCTGGAAATCCTCACCCGCGGTGTCGATGTCGACCCCGACGCGTTGCGGCGCCGGATCAAACCCCGCGGCGGCGTCGCGCATACCGTGGTGCTCACGCGGATCGGTCGTACCGCAACGGCGTTCGTCTGCGAGACTCCGCCGGTGCGCTGA
- a CDS encoding TetR/AcrR family transcriptional regulator — MAERVAESGETGHDDVASARPRRRDARDNRAKIAAAARARFTAEGLDTSLNRIARDAGVSIGTLYNHFPTREALINDALLDSVEESGRSAEDALRADDPWTGLVAHLTTIARWQAQDRGFTDICVYSLPADSPIEIAKHRGHELFRQVVARARESGQLRPDVTETDIGLLVWSVVRATDGVRDLAPDAWQRHLAALLDGLRADAAHPLPGSPLDPELVRAAMTLD; from the coding sequence ATGGCTGAACGCGTCGCCGAGAGTGGTGAGACGGGGCACGACGACGTCGCATCCGCACGACCTCGCCGCCGCGACGCCCGCGACAATCGCGCCAAGATCGCGGCCGCCGCGCGAGCGAGATTCACCGCCGAAGGTCTGGACACCTCACTGAACCGGATCGCGCGCGACGCCGGAGTCAGCATCGGGACCCTCTACAACCACTTCCCCACCCGGGAGGCACTGATCAACGACGCGTTACTCGACAGCGTGGAGGAATCCGGGCGCAGCGCCGAGGACGCGCTGCGCGCCGATGATCCGTGGACCGGCCTGGTGGCTCATCTGACGACCATCGCGCGGTGGCAGGCGCAGGACCGCGGCTTCACTGACATCTGCGTCTATTCGCTTCCCGCGGACAGCCCGATCGAGATCGCGAAGCATCGCGGCCACGAACTGTTCCGGCAGGTGGTCGCCCGAGCACGGGAATCCGGGCAGTTGCGCCCCGATGTCACCGAGACCGATATCGGCCTGCTCGTGTGGTCGGTGGTTCGCGCCACGGACGGGGTACGCGATCTCGCCCCCGATGCTTGGCAGCGCCATCTGGCGGCCTTGCTCGACGGCCTGCGCGCCGACGCCGCCCATCCACTTCCCGGCAGCCCCCTCGATCCCGAACTGGTCCGCGCGGCGATGACGCTCGACTGA
- a CDS encoding ABC transporter ATP-binding protein: MELVPQPDPDLLIDFDKVTVRRSGHTLVGPITWQVELDERWVVLGPNGAGKTSLLRMAAAELYPTSGSATLLGEVLGKTDISELRPRIGLSSAAVASRIPTDEKVSDLVVSAGYAVMGRWRERYDEVDTDRAVDILESLGAEHLSDRSYGTLSEGERKRVLIARALMTDPELLLLDEPAAGLDLGGREELVEQLGDLAADPDAPATVLVTHHVEEIPPGFTHALLLNEGDVIAQGLLSDVLTADNLSEAFRQSIALDRIDGRYFARRSQRFGRHRA, encoded by the coding sequence ATGGAGCTCGTGCCGCAACCGGATCCCGATCTGCTCATCGACTTCGACAAGGTGACCGTCCGGCGTTCGGGCCACACACTGGTAGGTCCCATCACCTGGCAGGTGGAGCTCGACGAACGCTGGGTCGTCCTCGGTCCCAATGGCGCCGGTAAGACGTCGCTGCTGCGCATGGCCGCCGCGGAGCTGTATCCGACCTCGGGTTCGGCCACGTTGCTGGGCGAAGTGCTCGGCAAGACCGATATCAGTGAGCTGCGCCCGCGGATCGGCCTGTCGTCCGCGGCGGTGGCGAGCCGGATTCCGACCGACGAGAAGGTGTCGGATCTGGTGGTGTCGGCCGGATACGCCGTGATGGGCCGTTGGCGCGAACGCTACGACGAGGTCGACACCGATCGCGCCGTCGACATTCTGGAAAGTCTGGGCGCGGAACATCTTTCCGACCGCTCCTACGGCACACTGTCGGAAGGGGAGCGCAAGCGGGTGCTGATCGCGCGGGCGCTGATGACCGATCCCGAGCTGCTGCTGCTCGACGAACCGGCCGCGGGCCTGGATCTGGGCGGGCGTGAGGAACTGGTCGAGCAGTTGGGCGATCTGGCCGCCGACCCCGACGCTCCGGCGACCGTGCTGGTCACCCATCACGTGGAGGAGATTCCGCCCGGATTCACCCATGCGCTGCTGCTCAACGAGGGCGATGTGATCGCGCAGGGCCTGCTGTCGGATGTGCTGACCGCCGACAACCTCAGTGAGGCGTTCCGGCAGTCGATCGCGTTGGACCGGATCGACGGGCGGTATTTCGCGCGCCGCTCCCAGCGGTTCGGCCGGCATCGCGCCTGA